ACGATGACTTTCGGCACTGCTGGTGAGGACTACACCCTCAACCCAGCCGTTGTCAGCGCGGTTGACACGCTCCTGCTGCTGCATGCAGATCACGAGCAGAACTGCTCAACGTCGACTGTGCGCATGGTCGGCTCGGCCAACGCCAATGTCTACGCATCCGTGTCAGCCGGAGTGAACGCGCTCTTTGGTCCATTGCACGGCGGTGCCAACCAAGCTGTCATGGAGATGCTGCAGGAGATCGCAGACTCCGGCGGTGATGTTGCTGAGTTCGTGCGCAAGGTCAAGAACCGTGAAGACGGTGTGAAGCTCATGGGCTTTGGCCACCGTGTCTACAAGAGCTATGACCCTCGCGCTGCGATCGTCAAAGGCCATGTCGATTCGGTGCTCGCTGCGCTGGGTGTTCATGACCCACTGCTCAGCATTGCCCGCCAGCTGGAAGAGACCGCTCTGGCAGACGACTTCTTCGTCTCGCGCAAGCTCTACCCGAATGTGGACTTCTATACCGGAATCCTCTACAAGGCGATGGGCTTCCCCACGGACATGTTCACAGTGATGTTCGCCCTTGGGCGTCTCCCGGGGTGGGTTTCGCAGTGGCGCGAAATGATTGAGGACACCGACACCAAGATCGGTCGGCCCCGTCAGGTCTACATCGGCTCCGATGTCCGCGACTACACGCCACTAGCTGCCCGCTAGGTAGCAGCCTCAAGAACTTCCTAAAGAAGAAGACCGCCCAATGGGCGGTCTTCTTCATGTATGGCCAAAGGTGCTTCCTCAGTCGTTGGCGTGCAGTGCGGCGTTCAGCCCGCCCCACGAGCCGGTGCGAGAGACCACCTCGATTGCTCCCGACTGCGAATTGCGGCGGAAGAGCAGATTGTCAGCACCCGAGACCTCGCGGGCCTTGGCAACAGATCCATCAGGCATGGTCACCTTGGAGCCCGCAGTGACGTAGAGCCCGGCCTCCACAATGGAGTTGTTGCCCAGGCTCAACCCGACCCCGGCATTAGCGCCTATCAGGCTGCCCGCGCCGATGGTGACGACTTCCTTGCCGCCGCCAGACAGAGTGCCCATGATTGACGCGCCACCACCGACATCGGATCCTTCGCCAACGATGACACCCGCAGACACTCGTCCTTCAATCATCGACGTGCCTAGAGTTCCCGCGTTGAAGTTGATGAAGCCTTCATGCATGACCGTCGTGCCGGATCCGACGTGGGCTCCAAGGCG
This window of the Actinomycetota bacterium genome carries:
- a CDS encoding citrate synthase; amino-acid sequence: MSEYAVKYPGGELDLPEVTSTVGEPGLNIAPFMKTTGHVTFDIGFLNTAACSSAITFIDGDAGILRYRGYPIEQLAEQSTFLETAYLLIYGELPTAAALAEFEAEINKYLVVPEGLKALYAGFPRDAHPMSILSAAVSALSTYYQDELDPFEKDQVEISTFRLLGALPTIAAYAYKHSLGEKFVDPDPSLGYVANFLTMTFGTAGEDYTLNPAVVSAVDTLLLLHADHEQNCSTSTVRMVGSANANVYASVSAGVNALFGPLHGGANQAVMEMLQEIADSGGDVAEFVRKVKNREDGVKLMGFGHRVYKSYDPRAAIVKGHVDSVLAALGVHDPLLSIARQLEETALADDFFVSRKLYPNVDFYTGILYKAMGFPTDMFTVMFALGRLPGWVSQWREMIEDTDTKIGRPRQVYIGSDVRDYTPLAAR